In Anaerobaca lacustris, the following proteins share a genomic window:
- a CDS encoding formylglycine-generating enzyme family protein, translated as MLSVLLWGIIAVSVNGADPGSPDVYRIEIKPLVAAPSDRSQWDSWRAELTAARQRMRQRLNYDGDLYRREEFAWVPSCYSCCFVMMCDQRFYDPVSRRYTIEEYLDEGRAEFGGYDAVVLWHAYPRIGFDDRNQFDFYRDMPGGLAGLRQLSRTLRERDVKVFINYNPWDTGTRREARSDVEMLAEFVSAIEADGIFLDTLHEGMRELRDRLDAVRPGVVLESELTLPVERVADHHMSWAQWFADSEAPGVLWNKWFERRHMMHQIRRWDRDHTGELHIAWMNGSGMLVWENVFGTLVGWSQRDRSILRSMLPIQRRYVGLFSGQEWTPLVPTENPDVYASLWESDGLRLWTLVNRSAQQIEGTLLRVPHREGDGCFDLIAGCEVTRVRDGELLLDGRIPPRGIGAFAMGAGKPLGADFAAFLASQAAVYGAADWNAASEDFEETLRPAERTRGYGPDEIPEGMVAIGSAHVRMKTEYRNRECGFYRVAGQDQSAHPSRDLHAIVRFEREVRLRPYAIDLTPVTNRQYAEFLRQTGYRPVSAENFLRHWHNGRVPPGLEEHPVVYVDLEDARAYARWAGKRLPTEHEWQYAAQGPDGRVYPWGNAWEDGRCNDGRSGGTAAVTAFPQGRSPFGCYDMCGNAWEWTESERSDGRTRFCVVKGGSYYKAHGSHWYADGGPQPCGFAAKFLLMWPGLDRCATIGFRCAVDLDHVVPPSLGGEL; from the coding sequence TATTGAGATCAAGCCTCTGGTGGCGGCGCCGTCGGATCGATCGCAGTGGGACTCCTGGCGCGCCGAGCTTACAGCCGCGCGGCAGCGGATGCGGCAGCGTCTGAACTACGACGGTGACCTCTATCGGCGAGAGGAATTTGCGTGGGTGCCGTCATGCTACTCGTGCTGTTTCGTGATGATGTGCGATCAGCGGTTTTACGATCCCGTCAGCCGCCGGTACACGATCGAGGAGTACCTGGATGAAGGGCGAGCCGAGTTCGGCGGCTATGATGCCGTGGTCCTGTGGCATGCATACCCGAGGATCGGCTTTGATGACCGCAACCAGTTCGATTTCTACCGCGATATGCCCGGCGGCCTGGCCGGCCTGCGGCAGCTCAGCCGCACGCTGCGCGAGCGAGACGTCAAGGTCTTCATCAACTACAATCCCTGGGATACTGGAACCCGCCGGGAGGCCAGGTCTGACGTTGAGATGCTGGCGGAATTCGTGTCGGCCATCGAGGCCGATGGCATATTCCTCGATACGCTTCACGAAGGAATGCGGGAATTGCGCGACCGGCTGGACGCCGTGCGTCCGGGCGTGGTCCTGGAATCGGAACTGACACTGCCTGTCGAGCGCGTCGCCGATCACCACATGTCCTGGGCCCAGTGGTTTGCCGACAGTGAGGCTCCGGGCGTGCTCTGGAACAAGTGGTTCGAGCGGCGGCACATGATGCACCAGATTCGACGCTGGGACCGCGACCACACGGGCGAGTTGCACATCGCATGGATGAACGGCAGCGGCATGCTCGTGTGGGAAAACGTCTTCGGCACGCTGGTGGGCTGGAGCCAGCGAGATCGCTCGATCCTCCGGTCGATGCTGCCGATTCAGAGGCGGTATGTCGGGCTATTCTCGGGCCAGGAGTGGACGCCGCTGGTGCCGACGGAGAACCCAGACGTCTATGCCAGCTTGTGGGAGTCAGACGGCCTGCGGCTGTGGACGCTCGTCAACCGTTCCGCGCAACAGATCGAGGGCACCCTGTTGCGAGTGCCGCATCGTGAGGGTGACGGCTGCTTCGATCTGATCGCCGGCTGTGAGGTGACACGGGTGCGCGATGGCGAGTTGCTGCTTGACGGCCGGATTCCACCTCGTGGCATCGGCGCATTCGCTATGGGAGCCGGCAAGCCGTTGGGAGCGGACTTTGCCGCGTTCCTGGCGAGCCAGGCGGCCGTCTACGGCGCTGCCGACTGGAACGCGGCTTCAGAGGATTTCGAGGAGACGCTTCGGCCTGCCGAGCGGACAAGAGGATATGGACCGGATGAGATCCCCGAAGGCATGGTTGCTATTGGGTCCGCGCATGTTCGCATGAAGACCGAGTATCGAAATCGCGAGTGTGGCTTCTATCGAGTGGCGGGGCAGGATCAGTCGGCCCATCCAAGTCGCGACCTGCACGCGATCGTCCGTTTCGAGCGGGAGGTCCGGCTGAGGCCCTATGCGATCGACCTGACGCCGGTGACCAACCGCCAATACGCGGAGTTTCTCCGGCAGACGGGCTACAGACCGGTCAGCGCAGAGAATTTTCTGAGACACTGGCACAACGGCCGAGTACCCCCGGGCCTGGAGGAGCATCCGGTCGTGTATGTGGACCTGGAGGATGCACGAGCCTACGCCCGCTGGGCGGGCAAGCGGCTGCCCACGGAGCACGAGTGGCAATACGCCGCACAAGGCCCGGACGGACGTGTGTATCCCTGGGGTAATGCGTGGGAAGACGGCCGCTGTAACGATGGACGCAGCGGCGGGACTGCTGCCGTGACGGCATTCCCGCAAGGCCGGTCGCCGTTCGGATGCTACGACATGTGCGGCAATGCCTGGGAGTGGACCGAAAGCGAGCGAAGCGATGGCCGAACGCGGTTCTGCGTTGTCAAGGGCGGTTCGTACTACAAAGCCCACGGATCGCACTGGTACGCCGACGGCGGGCCTCAGCCGTGCGGCTTTGCCGCGAAATTCCTCCTGATGTGGCCGGGACTGGACCGCTGTGCCACGATCGGGTTTCGCTGCGCGGTCGATCTTGACCACGTCGTCCCGCCGTCGCTTGGGGGCGAGCTTTGA